In Candidatus Campbellbacteria bacterium, the following are encoded in one genomic region:
- a CDS encoding tetratricopeptide repeat protein produces MKEKIRIILVAGTVLVALIAVALLVPENALERRDTGLSSEEIAQQEEVISESREAIRDFDRREEENDKAYYNEYMIIGNASARIGDLRAARSAYENAIEYTEDPQEAIRAIYDMEAEAENYDRARDVLVEATENHPENFAYWNLLIELEKNQFDVGGEELKARIEQAIEATDRATGSLVTYAYYLEDQGEFEEALQYWQEAAALNPQYDAIYAEQIARLEALINEENNQ; encoded by the coding sequence ATGAAAGAAAAAATTAGAATTATACTTGTAGCCGGTACGGTTCTGGTGGCACTCATAGCGGTGGCCCTGCTGGTGCCGGAAAACGCCCTTGAGAGACGCGATACCGGACTATCCTCAGAGGAGATAGCGCAACAGGAAGAGGTTATCTCTGAGTCTAGAGAGGCGATCAGGGATTTTGACAGAAGGGAAGAAGAGAACGACAAGGCCTACTACAACGAATATATGATAATCGGTAACGCAAGCGCGCGTATAGGGGATTTGCGAGCGGCGCGAAGCGCCTACGAAAACGCCATAGAGTACACCGAAGATCCACAGGAAGCGATCAGGGCTATCTATGATATGGAGGCAGAAGCGGAGAACTATGATCGCGCGAGAGACGTCTTGGTGGAAGCGACCGAAAATCATCCGGAGAACTTCGCCTATTGGAACCTTCTTATAGAGCTCGAGAAAAACCAGTTTGACGTGGGAGGCGAAGAGCTTAAAGCGAGGATAGAGCAAGCCATAGAAGCGACAGATCGCGCTACCGGCTCTCTTGTTACTTACGCCTATTACCTAGAAGACCAAGGGGAATTCGAGGAGGCACTGCAGTACTGGCAAGAGGCGGCCGCGCTGAATCCTCAGTATGACGCCATATATGCTGAGCAGATCGCTCGTCTGGAAGCATTGATAAACGAAGAGAACAACCAATAG
- a CDS encoding peptidoglycan-binding domain-containing protein: MNLDKNQNTFALRFLGLALVVAFMAMGTFFSFNKTETVKAQNDPAELLKVIEQLELAIERLQAQVDAQNASVSGDFTPFTRSMGVGSTGTEVLRLQEFLNARGFRVSASGAGSPGQETSYYGPLTAAAVTDFQGAYSSQILTPLGLSAGTGYFGPSTRAQANAIITAGDGDDGDDGDDGDDGDEESSEEESETDEGSTDDETDDTGDDTDDDTTNDDTDDEEPGEEDDTEDDTATNETESGTLSVDPNSNSPEQSTFVVEDNSATTDVELLKYNVSAQIQDITIKSVEVILRTDSSNVGDMISEARLYGDGTLLSSVSPSSSSSVETVTFNSLDYELVENLEEPMTVEVDFNQASNFSTPDTIEAELDEITALDENLNGADQENIGIGSGVIHDVISDILTITQAAQSAQATDEGTVGIFEVVVEITSKSGTHYISDDVDNVTNGGDSGFFYTMTGHDNQVASETASISSSSATLSGGAYEIAEGATETFGIEVEADPDGASDNGTGTYGMKLESYFVSTNSDGTTSTTEIDVSGESIDTDQVNISE; the protein is encoded by the coding sequence ATGAATTTAGACAAAAATCAAAACACATTCGCGCTGAGATTTCTCGGCCTCGCGCTTGTGGTTGCCTTTATGGCAATGGGGACTTTCTTTAGCTTCAACAAAACAGAGACAGTGAAAGCGCAGAATGATCCGGCAGAGCTATTGAAGGTTATAGAGCAGCTTGAGCTCGCTATTGAGAGACTTCAAGCCCAAGTGGACGCTCAGAACGCTTCAGTTAGTGGAGACTTCACTCCGTTCACCCGCTCCATGGGAGTAGGTTCTACCGGAACTGAAGTATTAAGACTCCAAGAGTTCCTCAATGCGAGAGGCTTTAGAGTTTCTGCAAGCGGAGCAGGATCTCCTGGACAGGAGACAAGTTACTACGGACCACTTACAGCAGCCGCTGTAACTGACTTCCAAGGAGCTTACTCTTCACAGATCCTTACACCCCTCGGTCTTTCCGCGGGAACAGGATACTTCGGACCATCAACCCGTGCTCAAGCCAACGCTATCATCACCGCAGGTGATGGTGACGATGGCGACGACGGAGATGATGGTGACGATGGAGACGAAGAAAGCTCGGAAGAAGAGTCGGAGACGGATGAAGGATCAACCGACGATGAAACCGATGACACAGGGGACGACACCGACGATGATACGACTAACGACGACACAGACGATGAAGAGCCGGGAGAAGAAGACGACACAGAGGACGACACGGCAACTAACGAGACCGAGTCCGGCACGCTCAGCGTTGACCCGAACTCGAACTCCCCAGAGCAAAGCACATTTGTCGTGGAAGATAACTCAGCTACGACTGATGTAGAACTACTCAAGTATAATGTTAGCGCCCAGATCCAGGATATAACTATCAAATCTGTAGAAGTTATATTGAGAACAGATTCTAGCAACGTGGGAGATATGATCTCAGAAGCTCGTCTTTATGGTGATGGTACTCTCTTGAGCTCGGTTTCACCAAGTTCATCCTCCTCTGTAGAGACGGTCACTTTTAATAGTTTGGATTATGAGTTAGTCGAAAATCTAGAGGAGCCGATGACGGTTGAAGTAGACTTTAATCAGGCTTCAAACTTCTCAACACCAGACACCATTGAAGCGGAGCTTGATGAAATTACCGCGCTTGATGAAAACCTTAATGGTGCTGATCAAGAAAACATCGGAATTGGCTCCGGTGTAATACACGATGTGATCTCTGACATTCTGACCATCACGCAGGCTGCCCAAAGTGCGCAAGCAACGGATGAAGGAACTGTTGGAATATTCGAAGTTGTAGTGGAGATCACTTCCAAGTCAGGTACGCACTACATCAGTGACGACGTAGATAATGTGACAAACGGTGGAGACAGTGGATTCTTCTACACGATGACCGGACACGACAACCAAGTAGCGAGTGAGACCGCTTCTATCTCTAGCTCCTCGGCTACTCTTTCTGGGGGCGCCTATGAAATAGCCGAGGGCGCGACTGAAACCTTTGGAATTGAAGTAGAGGCGGACCCTGATGGAGCTAGTGATAACGGTACCGGTACCTACGGAATGAAATTAGAGTCATATTTCGTAAGCACTAACTCAGATGGTACGACCAGCACTACAGAAATAGACGTAAGCGGTGAAAGTATAGACACCGATCAAGTTAATATCTCAGAGTAG
- a CDS encoding peptidoglycan-binding domain-containing protein — protein sequence MLPGTEVMRLQEFLNANGFTTVAASGAGSPGQETSYYGPLTAAAVTDFQGAYSSQILAPLGLSAGTGYFGPSTRTQANALITAGDGDDSEDSDDGDDSDDSDDSDDSDDSDDEGLSGGEGFINVSDLSVGSVEIDTGDSDLTVEADVEAQDADVELNRVDFMFDSRPWLYFSEVRLMVDGTEVAALEDDSDNFSEVGSEWRARFSGLDEIVREGETVELSLEVEVHDTLAGSRARRHGCRRPSIS from the coding sequence GTGCTACCCGGAACTGAAGTAATGAGACTCCAAGAGTTCCTCAACGCCAACGGCTTTACGACTGTAGCCGCTAGCGGAGCGGGATCTCCTGGACAGGAGACAAGCTACTATGGACCACTTACAGCAGCCGCTGTAACTGACTTCCAAGGAGCTTACTCTTCACAGATCCTTGCACCCCTCGGTCTTTCCGCGGGAACGGGATACTTTGGACCATCAACCCGTACTCAAGCTAACGCCCTCATCACCGCAGGTGATGGTGACGACAGTGAGGACAGCGACGATGGAGACGACAGTGACGATTCAGACGACAGCGACGACAGCGATGACTCCGATGACGAAGGCCTCTCCGGAGGTGAAGGGTTCATCAACGTCAGTGACCTCAGTGTCGGATCCGTTGAGATCGACACAGGTGACTCTGACCTAACGGTTGAAGCAGACGTTGAAGCACAAGATGCAGACGTCGAGCTCAACCGCGTTGACTTTATGTTTGATTCACGTCCATGGCTATACTTCAGTGAAGTCCGACTTATGGTCGACGGAACTGAAGTAGCAGCGCTTGAAGACGATTCAGACAACTTCTCAGAAGTCGGCTCTGAATGGCGAGCACGCTTCTCCGGTCTCGATGAGATCGTACGAGAAGGTGAGACTGTCGAGCTTTCACTCGAAGTCGAGGTACACGATACCCTCGCGGGTAGCCGTGCTAGGCGCCACGGTTGTCGCCGACCATCGATTTCTTGA
- a CDS encoding peptidoglycan-binding protein, with amino-acid sequence MSLYEMRNAITYKVVGFVAVLALVATFAFAGAYQAQAQSDADDLAAIIAQLEAQIADLQAQIDGQASVSGDFTPFTRSMGVGATGTEVLRLQEFLNANGFTVATSGAGSPGQETSYYGPLTAAAVTDFQGAYSSQILAPLGLSAGTGYFGPSSRAQANAIITAGDGDDGDDGDDGDDGDDSDDSDDSDDEGLSGGEGFLDFNDLSVGSVEIDTGDTDVAVELEATAEDSDVEMNRVDFMFDSRPWLYFNEVRLMVDGTEVAVLGDDSGDYSEVGSEWRARFSGLDEVVREGDTVELALEVEVHSTLAGTRDTDTVVATMDEDGVRFLDGAGIIGYGPSADGDIGDVDVTFDDNFGQGSLDLSTSANTPDETVFVVDDTNRTDNQEVLVFNAEAENQDIEIDEVDVNLSTTTSAVEDMVRRARLYADGDLVGTETTSGLSGTSNQTVTFDNLEYTIPEGEEQEMSVEVDFYATSNTGFSVADTIEAELDEIRAEDEDFEAANETSIGIGAGTTHDVVTTTVVTGDWSQSTDINDDADRATLKLTFDLTAIEDDYYINNAVATGDRTTDSITTSSEETHGSREFDIDITFGADQDNSVMHISFARERPKHSAFVSSLRTLILSVSPDSTEFSSLTTDHDEQHWCERFDRSGCNWRKYRDQIKSISTTDPNH; translated from the coding sequence ATGAGTTTATACGAAATGCGAAATGCAATTACCTACAAGGTAGTTGGGTTCGTTGCGGTCCTCGCTCTTGTAGCGACATTCGCTTTTGCCGGTGCTTACCAAGCACAAGCACAAAGCGATGCAGACGACCTAGCAGCGATCATTGCACAACTCGAAGCACAGATCGCCGATTTGCAAGCGCAAATTGACGGCCAAGCTTCAGTTAGTGGAGACTTCACTCCGTTCACCCGCTCCATGGGAGTAGGTGCTACCGGAACTGAAGTATTGAGACTCCAAGAGTTCCTCAACGCTAACGGCTTTACAGTAGCCACTAGCGGAGCAGGATCTCCTGGACAGGAGACAAGCTACTATGGACCACTTACAGCAGCCGCTGTAACTGACTTCCAAGGAGCTTACTCTTCACAGATCCTTGCACCCCTCGGTCTTTCCGCGGGAACAGGATACTTTGGACCATCTTCTCGCGCTCAAGCCAACGCTATCATCACCGCAGGTGATGGTGACGACGGTGACGACGGCGACGACGGAGATGATGGTGACGACAGCGATGACTCCGACGACTCGGACGACGAAGGTCTATCCGGAGGTGAAGGATTCCTCGACTTTAACGACCTCAGCGTCGGATCGGTCGAGATCGACACGGGAGACACTGACGTAGCTGTTGAACTCGAAGCTACGGCAGAAGACTCTGACGTCGAGATGAACCGCGTCGACTTTATGTTCGACTCACGTCCATGGCTCTACTTCAATGAAGTCCGACTTATGGTCGACGGAACCGAAGTAGCAGTTCTTGGAGACGATTCAGGTGACTACTCTGAAGTTGGCTCTGAATGGAGAGCACGCTTCTCCGGCCTCGATGAGGTTGTACGAGAAGGTGATACTGTCGAGCTTGCGCTCGAAGTAGAGGTGCACAGCACTCTCGCTGGTACGCGTGATACCGACACAGTCGTCGCTACGATGGATGAAGACGGCGTACGCTTCCTAGACGGAGCAGGTATCATCGGATACGGCCCTAGCGCGGATGGCGACATCGGCGACGTTGACGTCACGTTTGACGACAACTTCGGACAAGGATCACTTGATCTCAGCACGAGCGCTAACACGCCCGACGAGACCGTATTCGTCGTTGACGACACCAACCGAACCGACAACCAAGAGGTGCTTGTGTTCAACGCAGAAGCGGAGAACCAGGACATCGAGATCGACGAGGTTGATGTAAACCTCTCGACCACGACAAGCGCCGTAGAGGATATGGTTCGCCGTGCACGACTCTACGCTGACGGTGATCTCGTCGGAACCGAGACAACAAGCGGCCTCAGTGGTACATCGAACCAGACCGTTACGTTCGACAACCTCGAGTACACGATCCCTGAAGGTGAAGAGCAAGAGATGTCAGTCGAAGTTGACTTCTACGCAACATCAAACACAGGATTCAGCGTAGCCGACACCATCGAAGCTGAGCTTGATGAAATTCGAGCAGAGGACGAAGACTTCGAAGCTGCTAACGAAACGTCGATCGGCATCGGTGCAGGAACAACGCATGATGTTGTAACGACGACGGTGGTAACAGGTGACTGGTCGCAGAGCACCGATATCAACGACGATGCCGACCGAGCGACTCTCAAGCTCACGTTTGACCTTACCGCTATCGAAGATGATTATTATATCAACAATGCTGTTGCGACTGGTGACCGAACAACGGATTCGATTACGACCTCCTCGGAGGAAACTCACGGATCTCGAGAATTCGACATTGACATCACCTTCGGTGCTGATCAGGACAACTCAGTGATGCATATCTCGTTCGCGCGGGAGAGACCGAAACATTCCGCATTCGTGTCGTCGCTGAGAACACTAATACTGTCGGTGTCGCCGGATTCTACGGAATTCAGCTCGCTGACTACAGATCACGACGAACAGCACTGGTGCGAGCGGTTTGACCGAAGTGGATGTAACTGGCGAAAGTATCGAGACCAGATCAAGAGTATCTCAACGACGGATCCTAATCACTAG
- a CDS encoding DNA translocase FtsK produces MARKKSKSEKNKNSKESSKKKNKKSEKDEGMLIWNLEEHVAQALLALLFFVLAVFFTLSYFEQAGIAGEHAFSLFERLLGYGYFLLPLSMFILSINFLRKLKVNFAVSSGAGITLFMISGLGLINIATDSKGGVIGNLVSDPLLPLFDLYVTFVLLAAMMILSFVLLFDLKLSSIDFNSLKFWKKDEEDKDYLAASIAHPAGAEQAERAMAEEERKNAEKSTKEEGRPEKPSGGILSGLVGKQNKDKELDIDSKLSIDTSRLGAPFTPPPLKLLTKDSGKPSVGDVKTNANVIKRTLSNFGIDVEMDEVSVGPTVTRYALKPAEGVKLSRIEGLQKEIQAALAAKSIRIEAPIPGKSLVGIEVPNISKATVGLASLFSDPAFAQSDNPLLVALGRNLSGEAEFADFGKMPHLLVAGATGAGKSVTVHMLIASLLYRNSPENLRFIMVDPKRVELTPYNDIPHLLTPVIKNAKKAILALKWAAKEMERRYDILESYRVQNIDSYHKNILEPAIKDIEKKRKNKDSEEVEDELPESMPYIVIVIDELADIMSAYPKELEAAIVRLAQMSRAVGIHLILSTQRPDVRVITGLIKANIPSRIALQVSSQIDSRTIIDKAGAERLLGKGDMLYQGGEMAKPARIQSGFVTEEEIKRVVDWLIKHYSGQLPDTIDLDSETRENNTDSIFSSVVADESSEEDEKFEEAKQTVMEAGRASTSYLQRKLGVGYSRAAKLIDMLEEQGIIGPQNGSKPREVLAKGEESEEDSSESYEENTEEDNQKGLSEEDL; encoded by the coding sequence ATGGCACGCAAGAAATCAAAATCAGAGAAAAACAAGAACTCTAAAGAGTCATCCAAAAAGAAGAACAAGAAGTCCGAGAAAGATGAAGGAATGCTGATCTGGAACCTTGAGGAACACGTGGCACAAGCCCTCTTGGCGCTTTTGTTTTTTGTGTTGGCGGTTTTCTTTACCCTCTCCTATTTTGAGCAAGCGGGCATCGCCGGCGAGCACGCATTTTCTCTTTTTGAAAGACTTCTCGGTTACGGATATTTCTTGCTTCCGCTTTCAATGTTCATTCTTTCTATAAATTTTTTGCGGAAGCTAAAAGTTAACTTCGCCGTCTCAAGCGGAGCCGGGATCACGCTCTTTATGATCTCCGGACTTGGACTTATAAACATCGCCACCGACAGCAAAGGCGGAGTCATTGGCAATTTGGTCTCGGACCCGCTTCTGCCTTTGTTCGATCTCTATGTGACGTTTGTACTTCTAGCGGCAATGATGATCCTTTCGTTCGTACTTCTCTTTGACTTGAAACTTTCCTCTATTGATTTCAACTCTCTTAAGTTCTGGAAGAAAGACGAGGAGGACAAAGACTATCTCGCCGCCTCTATCGCCCATCCCGCGGGAGCGGAACAGGCCGAGAGAGCTATGGCCGAAGAAGAACGCAAGAACGCCGAAAAGAGCACCAAGGAAGAAGGAAGGCCGGAGAAACCTTCAGGTGGAATACTCAGCGGATTGGTCGGAAAACAAAACAAAGACAAAGAGCTCGATATAGACAGCAAGCTTTCGATAGATACTTCGCGACTGGGCGCGCCATTTACTCCTCCACCACTGAAGCTTTTGACCAAGGACAGCGGCAAGCCGTCCGTCGGCGATGTTAAAACCAACGCCAATGTTATAAAGCGCACTCTCAGTAACTTTGGTATTGACGTAGAAATGGACGAGGTGTCGGTCGGACCCACTGTTACTCGCTACGCCTTGAAGCCGGCCGAAGGAGTAAAGCTTTCGCGAATAGAGGGACTGCAAAAAGAAATACAAGCGGCACTCGCGGCCAAGTCGATAAGGATAGAAGCACCGATCCCGGGCAAGTCCCTGGTCGGTATAGAAGTACCAAATATCTCTAAAGCAACAGTCGGTCTGGCTTCCCTCTTCTCTGATCCCGCCTTTGCTCAAAGCGACAATCCGCTCCTGGTCGCCCTCGGACGAAATCTCTCCGGAGAAGCCGAATTCGCTGACTTTGGCAAAATGCCTCACCTCTTGGTAGCGGGAGCTACCGGCGCCGGAAAGTCTGTGACGGTGCATATGCTAATAGCTTCTCTCCTGTATAGGAACTCGCCGGAGAACCTTAGATTTATCATGGTTGACCCCAAGCGAGTAGAGCTAACTCCGTACAACGACATCCCTCACCTGCTAACTCCGGTTATAAAGAACGCCAAAAAAGCGATCCTCGCTTTGAAGTGGGCTGCTAAGGAAATGGAAAGACGGTACGACATATTGGAAAGCTATAGAGTACAAAATATAGACTCTTATCACAAAAACATACTGGAACCGGCCATAAAAGACATTGAAAAGAAACGAAAGAACAAGGACTCCGAAGAAGTGGAAGACGAACTACCGGAATCAATGCCATATATTGTAATCGTCATAGACGAGTTGGCTGATATTATGTCGGCCTACCCCAAAGAGCTCGAGGCGGCTATCGTGCGATTGGCGCAGATGAGCCGTGCAGTCGGTATTCACCTAATACTATCTACCCAAAGGCCCGACGTACGCGTCATAACCGGACTGATCAAAGCCAACATTCCATCCCGTATCGCACTCCAAGTGTCTTCACAGATCGACTCTCGCACCATCATAGACAAAGCGGGAGCGGAAAGACTTCTCGGTAAAGGAGATATGCTTTATCAAGGAGGAGAAATGGCCAAACCGGCGCGTATTCAATCCGGTTTCGTGACCGAAGAAGAGATCAAAAGGGTTGTTGATTGGCTCATTAAGCACTATTCGGGACAATTGCCAGATACCATTGATCTCGATAGCGAGACACGCGAAAACAACACTGACAGCATTTTCAGCTCCGTGGTTGCCGACGAATCCAGCGAAGAAGACGAAAAATTCGAAGAAGCCAAGCAAACGGTTATGGAAGCCGGTAGGGCTTCGACCTCGTACTTACAGCGCAAATTGGGCGTTGGCTATTCACGAGCCGCCAAGTTAATTGATATGCTGGAAGAACAAGGCATCATTGGACCACAAAATGGCTCCAAGCCACGAGAAGTACTCGCCAAAGGAGAAGAGTCTGAGGAAGACAGCTCCGAGAGCTACGAAGAGAACACGGAAGAAGATAACCAGAAAGGCCTCAGCGAGGAAGACTTGTAG
- the recA gene encoding recombinase RecA, whose amino-acid sequence MAKSKKTEKESGASIEDTLDQIKTKFGDESIMKLGDRPKVNVDSVSTGSIGLDTALGIGGLPKGRIVEIYGPESSGKSTLALHVVAEAQKEGGVCAFIDAEHALDPDYSRKLGVNVKDLLISQPNSGEQALEITESLVRSGKISVIVVDSVAALTPKDEIEGEMGDAQVGKQARLMSQALRKLTAISAQSGTVVIFINQIRMKIGVMFGSPETTTGGKALKFYTSVRLDIRRIAQIKKGEEVIGARTRVKVVKNKVAAPFKQTEFDLIYYEGISREGEILTIGEKHGLIKKSGAFYSYAPPPKKEGEEPEEEIKLGRGYDAARVYLKEDKKLTNRIIKDLKKKLREYYFST is encoded by the coding sequence ATGGCAAAATCAAAAAAAACCGAAAAAGAAAGCGGAGCTTCTATTGAAGATACACTGGATCAAATAAAAACCAAGTTTGGAGATGAATCAATAATGAAACTGGGCGACCGCCCTAAGGTCAACGTCGACTCGGTTTCAACCGGCTCTATCGGCCTAGATACCGCGCTCGGCATTGGCGGTCTGCCAAAAGGAAGGATCGTTGAAATATACGGACCGGAAAGCAGTGGTAAATCCACCCTCGCTTTACACGTGGTGGCGGAAGCGCAAAAAGAAGGCGGTGTCTGCGCCTTTATTGACGCCGAACACGCTCTCGATCCGGATTACTCGAGAAAACTGGGCGTAAATGTCAAAGACCTTCTCATCTCCCAGCCCAACTCGGGCGAACAAGCTCTCGAGATAACAGAGTCATTGGTCCGATCGGGTAAAATATCCGTGATAGTAGTAGACTCGGTAGCGGCTCTGACTCCCAAAGACGAAATAGAGGGCGAAATGGGAGACGCTCAAGTCGGAAAACAGGCCCGTCTTATGTCTCAAGCTCTGCGCAAACTAACCGCGATCTCTGCGCAATCCGGAACTGTAGTTATATTCATCAACCAGATCCGAATGAAGATAGGCGTTATGTTCGGATCTCCGGAGACAACCACGGGCGGAAAAGCACTGAAGTTCTACACTTCAGTACGTCTCGACATTCGTCGGATCGCACAGATCAAAAAAGGCGAAGAAGTTATCGGCGCGCGAACCAGAGTCAAAGTAGTAAAGAACAAAGTAGCGGCACCTTTCAAACAGACCGAATTTGATCTCATATATTACGAAGGAATTTCGCGCGAAGGAGAGATCCTCACCATCGGCGAAAAACACGGTTTGATAAAGAAATCCGGAGCGTTCTACTCCTACGCTCCCCCACCCAAAAAAGAGGGCGAAGAACCGGAAGAAGAGATCAAACTCGGACGCGGTTATGACGCCGCTCGCGTATATCTCAAAGAAGACAAGAAACTAACTAATAGAATTATAAAAGACCTAAAAAAGAAACTCAGAGAATACTACTTCAGCACCTAA
- a CDS encoding elongation factor P codes for MLSYNEVRERSYIVHQGEPNEVLSSKIFRKQQRKPVNQIKLKNLITGKQTETTIHQSEKVEPASIETRDIKYLYSRRGESWFCEVDDPSDRFSIPDERIEDSKPFIREDDIVTALIYEDEVVGIKLPIKVELEVREAPPNIKGNTSSGGNKSVTLETGYTVNAPLFINPGDILRINTETGEYVERVEKA; via the coding sequence ATGCTTTCATACAACGAAGTCCGCGAAAGGTCTTACATAGTACACCAAGGCGAGCCCAACGAGGTATTGTCATCCAAGATATTCCGCAAGCAACAGCGCAAACCGGTCAATCAGATAAAGCTAAAAAACCTTATAACGGGCAAACAAACTGAAACGACAATACATCAATCAGAAAAGGTGGAACCGGCCTCCATTGAAACGAGAGATATAAAGTATCTGTACTCCAGACGTGGAGAAAGTTGGTTTTGCGAAGTCGATGATCCGAGCGACCGTTTTTCTATTCCTGACGAAAGGATCGAGGACAGCAAACCATTCATCCGTGAAGACGATATTGTTACCGCGCTAATATACGAAGACGAGGTAGTCGGGATCAAACTGCCGATCAAGGTGGAATTGGAAGTGAGAGAAGCGCCACCCAATATCAAAGGAAACACTTCCTCCGGTGGCAATAAGTCCGTAACTCTGGAAACCGGATATACAGTAAACGCGCCCCTCTTTATCAATCCGGGTGATATATTGCGCATAAACACCGAAACCGGCGAATACGTCGAACGGGTTGAGAAAGCGTAG
- the rpsR gene encoding 30S ribosomal protein S18 yields MQNTTTKEKRAKQSQYFNSNRVKYVDYKDVDVLEQFVDTHARIVPKHKTRVSARNQRLIASAIKRARFMALMPYVAK; encoded by the coding sequence ATGCAGAACACAACTACTAAAGAAAAAAGAGCAAAGCAAAGCCAATACTTCAATTCCAATCGAGTGAAGTACGTAGACTACAAAGACGTGGACGTTCTTGAACAGTTCGTAGATACGCACGCGCGCATTGTACCCAAACACAAAACAAGAGTTTCCGCTCGTAATCAGCGCCTGATAGCTTCAGCTATCAAGAGGGCGCGCTTTATGGCGTTGATGCCTTACGTGGCTAAATAG
- a CDS encoding single-stranded DNA-binding protein: MYLNKAIIVGNLTRDPELKSLPSGAKVTTFGVATNRVWMKDGARQEATEFHNIVVFGRQAETSAQYLKKGQQVMIEGRIQTRSWEGNDGQKRYRTEIVADRVQFGNKAGAGSGDNYNQNDNDQSSDQSGGSSSNSGGNQNGGEELDTIEYPEDDINPDDIPF, from the coding sequence ATGTATCTAAATAAAGCAATCATAGTTGGAAACCTTACCCGCGATCCGGAACTAAAATCTCTGCCGTCGGGGGCAAAAGTGACTACGTTCGGCGTGGCTACCAACAGAGTTTGGATGAAGGACGGCGCGAGGCAAGAAGCGACAGAATTTCACAATATAGTGGTATTTGGCAGGCAAGCCGAAACGTCGGCTCAGTATCTTAAAAAAGGCCAGCAGGTAATGATCGAAGGCCGAATTCAGACCCGATCGTGGGAAGGCAATGATGGACAAAAGCGGTATCGAACCGAGATCGTTGCCGATCGCGTACAATTCGGCAACAAAGCCGGAGCCGGAAGCGGTGACAATTACAACCAAAATGACAATGATCAGTCGAGCGATCAATCCGGAGGAAGTAGTAGCAACTCGGGAGGTAATCAGAACGGGGGAGAAGAGCTAGACACTATAGAATATCCGGAAGACGATATTAATCCGGACGATATTCCGTTTTAG
- a CDS encoding 30S ribosomal protein S6, with protein sequence MNDKNTEGVVYEIGFHLIPLVSEDEVASHVSKIKSILDDASAEIVSEEFPKLIELAYPISKKVKGGREDFDTAYFGWIKFESATDKIGQIDQEVRNIDEVLRHIVVKTLREDTRINTEKEEEEPDEEEVSEEEMDKTIDDLVIE encoded by the coding sequence ATGAATGATAAAAACACAGAAGGAGTCGTTTACGAGATCGGTTTCCATCTCATCCCCCTCGTATCAGAAGACGAGGTTGCGTCTCACGTGTCTAAGATCAAGTCTATTTTGGATGACGCGAGCGCGGAGATAGTTTCCGAGGAGTTCCCAAAGCTAATAGAACTCGCGTATCCGATCTCCAAGAAAGTAAAAGGTGGAAGAGAGGATTTTGACACGGCATATTTTGGCTGGATCAAATTCGAATCAGCCACTGACAAGATAGGGCAGATAGATCAAGAGGTGCGAAATATTGACGAAGTTCTTCGTCATATAGTTGTAAAAACACTTCGTGAAGATACCAGGATAAATACAGAGAAAGAGGAAGAAGAACCGGACGAAGAAGAAGTCTCCGAGGAGGAGATGGACAAGACAATTGATGATCTCGTGATAGAATAA